The following coding sequences lie in one Paenibacillus durus ATCC 35681 genomic window:
- a CDS encoding ABC transporter substrate-binding protein, whose amino-acid sequence MKSKQSRVWKAVAGAVLLMGIMISLSGCGDVKAKSEETADGAKLQKVRIGGDSSLFSLQFRVAKEQGLFEKNGIDAEISTFSFGIDTLNAVLTDRVDVGEAMDYAALSALSKGDLKVLSLFSSPKETSSKLFARDGISRPEDLIGKKLGVQKGTVNEYIWGKYFETFHIDKKDVTLVPLQSTAEILAAYDRGDIQAAWFGTAFFDKAEKVEGSKALNDLSAINIRTKGFLVAKAALVKDNPQISAGLNKALAEASKYIADHPEEAAELAFKEVKIPKDNALREIKNEWEFDVRFNQEDYDQLKEIKEWSVANGYIEQDFKLDDKLALEGLKEAFPDKVTIQ is encoded by the coding sequence AAGCCGGGTTTGGAAAGCAGTCGCTGGAGCAGTGTTGTTAATGGGAATCATGATTTCATTGTCAGGCTGCGGAGACGTCAAGGCAAAGTCGGAAGAGACGGCGGATGGAGCCAAGCTGCAGAAAGTCCGCATCGGGGGAGACTCCTCTTTGTTCTCGCTGCAATTTCGGGTAGCCAAGGAGCAGGGGCTATTTGAGAAAAATGGAATCGATGCTGAAATATCGACATTTTCCTTTGGGATTGACACACTCAATGCGGTGCTGACCGATCGGGTGGACGTCGGGGAAGCGATGGATTATGCGGCCCTCAGCGCGCTGTCGAAGGGAGACTTAAAGGTGCTGTCCCTATTCTCCTCGCCGAAAGAGACCAGTTCGAAACTGTTCGCCAGAGACGGGATTAGTAGGCCCGAGGATTTGATCGGCAAGAAGCTGGGCGTACAAAAAGGGACGGTGAACGAGTACATTTGGGGCAAGTATTTTGAGACGTTCCATATCGACAAGAAGGATGTGACTCTCGTCCCGCTGCAATCCACGGCAGAGATCCTGGCCGCCTATGACAGAGGCGATATACAGGCTGCCTGGTTCGGCACCGCGTTCTTTGACAAGGCGGAGAAGGTGGAGGGCTCCAAAGCCCTTAACGATCTATCCGCAATCAACATTCGGACGAAGGGATTTTTAGTCGCAAAAGCAGCTCTGGTCAAGGATAATCCTCAAATCTCGGCGGGACTGAACAAGGCGCTGGCGGAAGCTTCTAAGTATATTGCCGATCATCCGGAAGAGGCTGCCGAGTTGGCATTCAAAGAGGTGAAAATTCCAAAGGATAACGCGCTGCGGGAAATTAAGAATGAATGGGAATTTGATGTCCGTTTCAATCAGGAGGATTATGACCAGTTGAAGGAGATCAAGGAATGGAGTGTGGCCAACGGCTATATCGAGCAGGATTTCAAGCTTGACGACAAGCTGGCCCTGGAAGGATTAAAGGAAGCTTTTCCGGACAAAGTGACTATTCAATAA
- a CDS encoding radical SAM protein: protein MSDLKNRLHEELAIKNACQVEGINADPAIFEGVELGDKYQEQIQTLFDYNLHNHTGVVLPVCFYTPGGLRVGYRWNDRSPYKLRKEGNQFILYHERKELFPVSLKKRPKYYSLKTSDGANMNQVATHNGEGAIFVSYSNECFLKETGHDCKYCNINYTHDTYGEEHGVSWKYPRQIGETAAVAYQEGAKHITISGGFIPERREIDYYFDVAEAIQEHTGLQDFNGTAVIGAPLDLSILERYKDAGYRTIAMNLEIWDKNIFNSVCPGKVIHCGGWDHWVKALERAAVVFGHGRVRSNFVGGMETKKSTLEGVKYLASQGVIAYAGAWIPNLGSEYEGHRSPLPEWHLDVAYKIVDIFRSAGFTYEQLYDSSASADGLWNDIYKIEEERLPVFKGEPSVV, encoded by the coding sequence ATGAGCGATTTGAAAAATCGGCTGCATGAGGAGCTTGCCATCAAGAACGCCTGCCAGGTTGAGGGGATAAACGCTGACCCTGCCATTTTTGAAGGGGTGGAGCTCGGAGATAAATACCAGGAACAAATCCAGACGCTGTTCGATTACAATCTGCATAATCATACGGGTGTTGTTCTGCCGGTGTGCTTCTATACTCCAGGGGGACTGCGGGTGGGCTACCGCTGGAACGACCGGTCTCCTTACAAGCTGCGCAAAGAGGGGAACCAGTTCATCCTGTACCATGAGCGCAAGGAACTGTTTCCGGTAAGCCTGAAAAAGCGCCCCAAGTACTACAGCCTGAAAACGTCGGACGGCGCCAATATGAATCAGGTTGCGACTCACAACGGGGAGGGCGCTATATTCGTCTCCTACAGCAACGAGTGCTTTCTGAAGGAAACCGGGCATGACTGCAAATATTGCAATATCAACTATACGCATGATACGTATGGGGAGGAGCATGGCGTAAGCTGGAAATACCCGCGCCAGATTGGCGAAACCGCTGCGGTCGCTTACCAAGAGGGAGCGAAGCATATTACAATCAGCGGAGGATTTATCCCCGAGCGGCGGGAGATTGATTATTACTTCGACGTGGCGGAGGCGATACAGGAGCATACCGGGCTTCAGGACTTCAACGGCACGGCCGTAATCGGCGCGCCGCTCGATCTTAGCATCCTTGAGCGTTACAAAGATGCTGGCTACCGCACGATAGCCATGAACCTTGAGATATGGGACAAAAATATTTTTAATTCGGTCTGCCCCGGAAAGGTGATTCACTGCGGCGGCTGGGATCATTGGGTGAAAGCGCTGGAACGGGCTGCGGTCGTCTTCGGACATGGCCGTGTCCGCTCCAACTTCGTCGGCGGCATGGAGACCAAGAAATCCACGCTGGAAGGCGTGAAATATCTGGCCTCCCAGGGGGTAATCGCCTATGCCGGGGCCTGGATTCCGAATCTCGGCTCGGAATATGAGGGCCATCGGTCGCCGCTGCCGGAATGGCATCTGGACGTTGCGTACAAAATCGTTGATATTTTCCGCAGCGCCGGGTTCACCTATGAGCAGCTGTATGATTCCAGCGCCTCGGCTGACGGCTTGTGGAATGATATTTACAAGATCGAGGAGGAGCGGCTGCCGGTATTCAAGGGCGAACCTTCGGTTGTCTGA
- a CDS encoding alpha/beta hydrolase: MQQAADTREHDNLRNVPLTVISATDHGLGPEIDEIWAGLQDDLATLSDYSRHVVSPATGHYVQFEKPQLVIDEIVALFKRL, encoded by the coding sequence ATGCAACAAGCTGCGGACACACGTGAACATGATAATCTGCGGAATGTGCCGCTGACCGTAATTTCGGCTACGGATCACGGTCTTGGCCCTGAGATAGACGAAATCTGGGCTGGGTTGCAGGATGACTTAGCGACTTTGTCGGATTACAGCCGTCATGTGGTCTCTCCGGCCACAGGCCATTACGTACAATTCGAAAAACCTCAGCTGGTAATCGACGAGATCGTTGCCTTGTTTAAACGACTGTAA